The proteins below come from a single Staphylococcus sp. MI 10-1553 genomic window:
- the purD gene encoding phosphoribosylamine--glycine ligase, with product MHVLVVGGGGREHVLAHKLNQSSLVSQVYAIPGNAAMSNVAEVHGEIAESDHEAIVAFAQAHDVKWVVIGPEQPLTEGLADALRAVHIKVFGPNQDAAQIEGSKSFAKRLMAKYNIPTAAYQEIDQKDEALAYIETCELPIVLKKDGLAAGKGVIIAETREQAREAVETLYPEANSKVVFEQFLEGEEFSLMTFVNGDYAVPFDTIAQDHKRAYDQDKGPNTGGMGAYCPVPHMNQSVLDEANDKIAQPIAKAMQAEGHDFFGLLYIGAILTKEGPKVIEFNARFGDPEAQVLLTRLESDLMAHIIELDEKAPINMKWKADAVVGVMLASKGYPGAYEKGATVKGFEDEPGAYFVSGLTHDGENYVTSGGRVILAIGEGATIEAAQQAAYKRVEKIESDGLFYRQDIAHKAIKAN from the coding sequence ATGCACGTATTAGTTGTCGGTGGCGGGGGACGTGAACACGTACTCGCACACAAATTAAATCAATCGTCATTAGTTTCACAAGTTTATGCGATTCCAGGCAATGCTGCAATGAGCAATGTTGCAGAGGTACATGGTGAAATTGCAGAATCAGATCATGAAGCAATCGTCGCATTTGCACAAGCACATGATGTGAAATGGGTCGTGATTGGACCTGAACAACCGTTGACAGAAGGCTTAGCTGATGCATTAAGAGCGGTACACATTAAAGTATTTGGTCCGAACCAAGATGCGGCTCAAATCGAAGGCTCAAAATCATTTGCGAAACGTCTCATGGCAAAATATAATATTCCAACTGCAGCATACCAAGAAATCGACCAAAAAGATGAGGCACTGGCGTATATTGAAACGTGTGAATTGCCGATTGTATTGAAAAAAGACGGACTCGCAGCAGGTAAAGGGGTCATCATTGCTGAAACACGCGAACAAGCACGAGAAGCAGTAGAAACATTATATCCGGAAGCGAACAGCAAAGTTGTATTCGAACAGTTTTTAGAAGGGGAAGAATTTTCACTCATGACATTTGTCAATGGCGATTATGCTGTCCCATTCGATACGATTGCCCAAGATCATAAGCGTGCGTACGATCAAGATAAAGGACCGAACACAGGCGGTATGGGTGCGTACTGTCCCGTGCCACATATGAATCAAAGTGTCCTAGATGAAGCGAATGACAAAATTGCGCAACCGATTGCCAAAGCGATGCAAGCAGAAGGGCACGATTTCTTCGGTTTATTATACATCGGTGCGATTTTAACGAAAGAAGGGCCGAAAGTCATTGAATTTAATGCACGTTTTGGTGATCCTGAAGCACAAGTGTTATTGACACGTTTAGAAAGTGATCTCATGGCACACATCATTGAATTAGATGAAAAAGCACCAATCAACATGAAGTGGAAAGCGGATGCGGTAGTTGGCGTCATGCTCGCTTCAAAAGGGTATCCAGGTGCATACGAAAAAGGCGCAACTGTAAAAGGTTTTGAAGATGAACCAGGTGCTTACTTTGTCAGTGGTTTAACACATGATGGTGAAAACTATGTGACATCAGGTGGACGTGTTATTTTAGCGATTGGCGAAGGTGCAACAATCGAAGCTGCACAACAAGCGGCCTATAAACGTGTCGAAAAAATAGAAAGTGACGGTTTATTCTATCGTCAAGACATTGCACACAAAGCGATTAAAGCAAATTAA
- a CDS encoding DUF697 domain-containing protein, whose product MNFKRKISETLGNKVLDIETIDRKDVLPTTEQEIRVRRERAEAIVRKKALLSSGATVVPIPGFDFGMDMKLMRDVIDDVNKIYGLDHQQVNQMSDDMKNRILMAAGIQGSQLIGKKVSSGLLKVLVRDVAKRTAAKQTRWFPIVGQAVSASISYYFMVKVGKDHIQKCENVVKSLL is encoded by the coding sequence ATGAATTTTAAAAGAAAAATTTCTGAAACGTTAGGCAATAAAGTACTAGATATTGAAACGATTGATCGAAAAGATGTGCTACCGACGACAGAACAAGAGATACGTGTAAGACGTGAACGTGCAGAAGCGATTGTGAGAAAGAAGGCGCTGTTATCTTCAGGTGCAACCGTTGTTCCTATACCGGGATTTGATTTTGGGATGGACATGAAATTAATGCGCGACGTCATTGATGATGTGAACAAAATTTACGGCTTAGATCATCAACAAGTGAACCAAATGAGTGATGACATGAAAAACCGTATATTGATGGCGGCCGGTATTCAAGGCAGTCAATTAATTGGTAAAAAAGTGTCGAGTGGATTGTTGAAAGTTTTAGTACGTGATGTAGCTAAGAGAACTGCTGCGAAACAGACACGTTGGTTCCCGATTGTAGGACAAGCCGTTTCAGCGTCCATTAGTTATTATTTTATGGTTAAAGTCGGTAAAGACCATATTCAAAAATGCGAAAATGTAGTAAAATCATTATTATAG
- a CDS encoding glutaredoxin family protein — MSEVIIYTQNECPPCSFVKQYLENHDVPFEERNIDNSTYRNEMIEHDAFSTPFILIDGEPMYQVDLDLMNKKLGIQL; from the coding sequence ATGTCAGAAGTTATTATTTACACACAAAATGAATGTCCTCCTTGTTCATTCGTCAAACAATATCTTGAGAATCACGATGTCCCATTTGAAGAACGAAACATTGACAATTCAACGTATAGAAACGAAATGATTGAACATGATGCTTTTTCAACACCGTTCATTTTAATTGATGGCGAGCCAATGTATCAAGTCGATTTAGATTTGATGAACAAAAAGCTCGGTATTCAATTATAA
- a CDS encoding energy-coupling factor transporter transmembrane component T family protein, whose protein sequence is MIESWKTRHTFMDDVNIVTKLLLGVSLFFFIIFVHHFDVMIYLATLMLIFMLLVAGTQWKVVLTFTLLATFFALTSSLFMIFYGDGQHELLKFGFVNITTESLVRGLHLSFRTMTVSYFGLSIAFTSQVIMIFYSLMQHLKVKPKIAYAFMAAFRMIPIMLESLFQLRNALKMRYQMIDNRNYSGFKRLKHLLIPLLSQNIRKAHRLSVAMEKKGFKDGPRTYYYHVPFSYKDLILIVLTVVIVILAFTFAQVLPITGITDAR, encoded by the coding sequence ATGATTGAATCTTGGAAAACACGTCACACGTTCATGGATGATGTGAATATCGTAACCAAATTATTGTTAGGCGTCTCACTCTTCTTCTTCATTATTTTCGTTCATCATTTTGACGTGATGATTTATCTTGCGACATTGATGCTCATTTTTATGTTACTCGTTGCAGGGACACAGTGGAAAGTCGTCTTGACGTTCACATTACTCGCAACATTTTTCGCCCTCACCTCCTCATTATTCATGATATTTTACGGTGATGGGCAACATGAGTTATTAAAATTCGGCTTCGTTAACATCACGACGGAAAGTCTTGTGCGTGGGCTCCATCTCTCATTCCGGACGATGACTGTGAGTTATTTTGGATTGTCTATTGCCTTTACGTCACAAGTCATCATGATTTTTTACAGCTTGATGCAGCATTTAAAAGTGAAACCGAAAATTGCTTATGCTTTTATGGCGGCATTTCGTATGATTCCAATCATGTTAGAATCACTTTTCCAACTACGCAACGCCTTAAAAATGCGCTATCAAATGATTGATAACCGCAACTATTCAGGCTTCAAACGTCTGAAACATTTATTAATTCCATTGCTCAGTCAAAACATTAGAAAAGCGCATCGCCTATCAGTAGCTATGGAGAAAAAAGGATTTAAAGATGGACCACGGACTTATTATTATCATGTCCCTTTTAGTTATAAAGACTTGATTCTAATTGTTCTCACTGTGGTCATCGTCATATTAGCATTTACATTCGCACAAGTGTTACCAATAACTGGGATTACTGATGCACGCTAA
- the ptsP gene encoding phosphoenolpyruvate--protein phosphotransferase: MSNIIKGIAASDGVAIAKAYLLVEPDLSFSNEKTDQPEAEVQKFNEALNNSKIELTKIRNHAEEQLGADKAAIFDAHLLVLDDPELIQPIEEKIKNESASAPQALTEVTQNFITIFESMDNEYMKERAADIRDVAKRVLAHILGVELPNPSIIDESVIIVAQDLTPSDTAQLNKQYVQGFVTDIGGRTSHSAIMSRSLEIPAVVGTKSISESVQQGDMVIVDGLTGDVIVNPSDDEIKAYQHKRESFFADREALKQLRDEPSKTLDGHEVELAANIGTPNDLEGVHNNGAEGIGLYRTEFLYMGRDNMPTEDEQFEAYKKVLESMEGKRVVVRTLDIGGDKELPYLNLPEEMNPFLGYRAIRLCLDQPEIFRPQLRALLRASAYGKLNIMFPMVATIQEFRDAKALLLEEKENLKQEGVEVSDDIELGIMVEIPATAALADVFAKEVDFFSIGTNDLIQYTMAADRMSERVSYLYQPYNPSILRLIKQVIDASHQEGKWTGMCGEMAGDETAIPLLIGLGLDEFSMSATSILKARRQIKDLSRTEMVQLADRALNCATVDEVVDLVKAKTTKA, encoded by the coding sequence ATGTCAAATATTATTAAGGGAATTGCAGCTTCTGATGGTGTTGCTATTGCCAAAGCGTATCTGCTCGTAGAACCCGATTTAAGTTTTAGTAACGAAAAGACGGACCAACCGGAAGCGGAAGTCCAAAAATTTAATGAGGCGCTTAACAACTCTAAAATTGAATTAACGAAAATTCGTAATCATGCAGAGGAACAATTAGGTGCGGATAAAGCGGCTATCTTTGATGCACATTTACTCGTTTTAGATGATCCTGAGTTAATTCAACCGATTGAAGAGAAAATTAAAAATGAAAGCGCAAGTGCACCTCAAGCATTAACTGAAGTGACACAAAACTTCATTACTATTTTCGAATCAATGGATAACGAATATATGAAGGAACGTGCTGCGGATATCCGCGACGTAGCTAAACGTGTTTTAGCGCACATTTTAGGGGTGGAATTACCAAATCCGAGTATCATTGATGAAAGCGTCATCATTGTGGCTCAAGATTTGACGCCATCAGATACAGCACAGTTAAACAAACAATATGTTCAAGGATTCGTTACCGACATTGGTGGTCGTACTTCACATTCAGCAATTATGAGTCGTTCATTAGAGATTCCTGCTGTTGTAGGTACAAAATCAATTTCTGAGTCTGTACAACAAGGGGACATGGTTATCGTCGACGGTTTAACAGGGGATGTCATCGTTAATCCTTCAGACGATGAAATCAAAGCGTATCAACATAAGCGTGAATCTTTCTTTGCAGATCGTGAAGCGTTGAAACAATTACGTGACGAACCATCGAAAACATTAGATGGACATGAAGTAGAACTTGCGGCGAACATTGGTACACCGAATGATTTAGAAGGTGTGCACAACAATGGCGCAGAAGGTATCGGTTTATACCGTACTGAGTTCCTTTACATGGGCCGCGACAACATGCCGACTGAAGATGAGCAATTTGAAGCGTATAAAAAAGTGCTCGAATCAATGGAAGGTAAACGCGTTGTCGTACGTACGTTAGATATCGGTGGTGACAAAGAACTACCATATTTAAACTTACCTGAAGAAATGAACCCATTCTTAGGATACCGTGCGATTCGTTTATGCTTAGATCAACCTGAAATTTTCCGTCCACAATTACGTGCATTATTAAGAGCTTCAGCATACGGTAAATTGAATATTATGTTCCCAATGGTGGCAACAATTCAAGAATTCCGTGATGCGAAAGCGTTACTTCTTGAAGAAAAGGAAAACTTGAAACAAGAAGGCGTAGAAGTGAGCGACGATATCGAATTAGGTATCATGGTTGAAATCCCAGCAACAGCCGCACTTGCAGATGTATTTGCGAAAGAAGTGGATTTCTTCAGTATCGGTACAAACGATTTAATTCAATACACAATGGCTGCAGACCGTATGTCAGAACGTGTATCTTACCTTTACCAACCATACAACCCATCAATCTTACGTTTAATTAAACAAGTCATTGACGCATCTCACCAAGAGGGCAAATGGACAGGTATGTGTGGTGAAATGGCTGGCGACGAAACAGCAATTCCATTATTAATTGGTTTAGGATTAGATGAGTTCTCAATGAGTGCAACTTCTATCTTAAAAGCACGTCGTCAAATTAAAGATTTAAGCCGTACTGAAATGGTACAATTAGCAGACCGTGCATTAAATTGCGCAACTGTTGATGAAGTTGTTGACCTTGTAAAAGCAAAAACAACAAAAGCTTAA
- the graF gene encoding glycopeptide resistance-associated protein GraF, with protein sequence MAEKDIKKAAEQAKDKEKELKDKTEDAKDGAEKTKDDIQKTFE encoded by the coding sequence ATGGCTGAAAAAGATATTAAAAAAGCTGCAGAACAAGCGAAAGATAAAGAGAAAGAGTTGAAAGATAAAACTGAAGATGCTAAAGATGGTGCAGAGAAAACGAAAGATGATATTCAAAAAACGTTTGAGTAA
- a CDS encoding ABC transporter ATP-binding protein, translating to MLKVKNLRLKYPSADYKIFDGIDVEIKDKEKVLLLGPSGSGKSTLLNVLSGIVPNLIDLPMKYDTLEIAENSGVIFQDPDSQFCMPQVNEELAFILENQQIPRHDMDGRIHEALNYVGLDVNPKQRIHQLSGGMKQKLAIAGTLLQGADTLFLDEPTAMLDVEATENLWNLLKDLWEDKTVLIVEHKVEHIWQHVDRVILMNHHGHIVQQGTPEYIMSHYEALLSEYGVWHPKAWSHAPMPQHPVQSTAQNFHFSFEQGAIQRVRRTLYEVDALQIGPGEWITLTGKNGSGKTSLLESMMQLIRYKGNMRYAGQKLTKIKDAAQHMFLVYQNPELQFIQNSVFDEIWVNYHHMDPEHAKAKTAEMLALLDLEHVSSQHPFELSMGQKRRLSVATALSTNADMILLDEPTFGLDSHNTFKLIELFQSRIAQGQTILMVTHDAHIIERYPTRRIEVKDGKLYEVEEVRT from the coding sequence GTGTTAAAAGTTAAAAATTTACGTTTAAAATACCCGAGTGCAGATTATAAAATTTTTGACGGGATTGACGTAGAAATCAAAGACAAAGAAAAAGTGCTTTTACTTGGGCCATCTGGTTCAGGTAAAAGTACGTTACTCAATGTGTTAAGTGGCATTGTGCCGAACTTAATTGATTTACCAATGAAATATGATACATTAGAAATCGCTGAAAATTCGGGTGTCATTTTCCAAGACCCAGATTCGCAGTTTTGTATGCCACAAGTAAATGAAGAATTGGCATTTATATTAGAAAACCAACAAATTCCGCGTCACGATATGGACGGCCGTATTCATGAAGCTTTAAACTATGTCGGTCTGGATGTGAATCCGAAGCAACGTATTCATCAATTGAGTGGCGGCATGAAACAAAAATTAGCGATTGCGGGAACGTTACTCCAGGGCGCAGATACATTGTTTCTTGACGAACCGACTGCGATGTTAGATGTAGAAGCGACAGAAAATTTATGGAATCTACTGAAGGATTTGTGGGAGGACAAGACCGTACTGATTGTCGAACATAAGGTGGAACATATTTGGCAACATGTCGATCGTGTCATACTGATGAATCATCATGGCCACATTGTGCAACAAGGCACGCCTGAATATATTATGTCGCATTACGAAGCATTATTAAGTGAATATGGCGTGTGGCATCCAAAAGCGTGGTCGCATGCACCTATGCCCCAACATCCCGTCCAATCTACTGCTCAAAATTTTCATTTTTCATTCGAACAAGGCGCTATACAAAGGGTCCGTCGTACATTATATGAAGTGGACGCATTACAAATTGGACCAGGAGAATGGATTACACTAACAGGGAAAAATGGTTCAGGTAAGACATCGCTGTTAGAGTCGATGATGCAATTGATACGTTATAAGGGGAACATGCGTTACGCCGGGCAGAAATTAACTAAAATTAAAGATGCAGCGCAACATATGTTTTTAGTGTATCAAAATCCTGAACTGCAATTTATACAAAATAGTGTGTTTGATGAAATATGGGTCAATTATCATCATATGGATCCTGAGCATGCGAAAGCGAAAACTGCGGAAATGTTAGCGTTGCTTGATTTGGAGCATGTGTCGAGTCAACACCCATTTGAATTATCTATGGGTCAAAAGCGTCGACTGAGTGTCGCTACCGCATTAAGTACCAATGCAGATATGATTTTATTAGATGAACCGACATTTGGCTTAGACAGTCATAACACGTTTAAATTAATTGAATTGTTCCAAAGTCGAATTGCGCAAGGTCAGACGATTTTAATGGTCACGCACGATGCACATATTATTGAACGTTACCCTACTCGTCGGATAGAAGTCAAAGATGGCAAACTCTATGAAGTCGAGGAGGTGCGCACATGA
- a CDS encoding ECF transporter S component yields MKKGLTLSDILVTVLVSVIFAVIYNLWWAVTNTLQPLGLHLDQLMYGMWFSAAVVAYLIIPKMGIALLAEFAAGAGETILMGRFDIPTIIYALLQGLACEIIFAIFRYKSRAFMVAVLAGMAAAIISLPIDWYYGYLNEVATWNLVLLIAFRIISGAVLAGVFPYLLVKALDQTGVTKLFRPASKDDYDAL; encoded by the coding sequence ATGAAAAAAGGCTTAACGTTGTCAGACATCCTCGTCACTGTACTCGTATCAGTGATATTTGCAGTGATTTATAATTTATGGTGGGCTGTCACGAATACTTTACAGCCATTAGGTTTACATCTTGATCAATTGATGTATGGTATGTGGTTTAGCGCTGCAGTCGTTGCATATCTCATTATTCCTAAAATGGGTATTGCATTGTTAGCTGAATTTGCTGCAGGTGCTGGTGAAACCATTTTAATGGGACGTTTTGATATCCCTACAATTATTTACGCTTTACTCCAAGGTTTGGCGTGTGAGATTATTTTTGCGATTTTCCGCTACAAATCACGTGCTTTTATGGTAGCTGTGCTTGCAGGTATGGCAGCTGCAATCATTAGCTTACCTATCGACTGGTACTATGGTTACTTAAATGAAGTCGCGACTTGGAACTTAGTTCTACTGATTGCTTTTCGTATTATCAGTGGTGCTGTATTAGCCGGTGTTTTCCCATACTTACTCGTTAAGGCATTGGATCAAACTGGTGTAACGAAACTGTTTCGTCCTGCTTCAAAAGACGATTACGATGCATTATAA
- the auxA gene encoding lipoteichoic acid stability factor AuxA produces the protein MFLLNKYTEVIYSYIIGVLSILLSIIIFINIPLIQQFKSGKQPSTNIDNLWDFIMAFFNEIIRVMSQYIGDIPLASGIVILLFGILMIFIGRTLTNTTRFDYDISILFLLVGIIFFVLTLIFMSQVYGWIAFIFIIPFLVHIGYIAYKDELNPLHRKEHYLWIIFSYGLCYIITQIALYARIEAKDVASIDVLSINTFFVVLWLIGQMAVWNFLFLRRSLPVSEEEITGEANAYSRSKKYQFTNTSKNHFKDFQDRTAEFTHGISQRTRRSIDLEKLRQKRETLAKKWFSWAKLEEDDIPSFLKMRPKWLNRNYVMIACGVILLFFILLEFNNRNALFMSGDWQLSQTQYVYEWVSLLLLLIVAIVFIFTTVVRMLRGKCDYLQLFMISILFFKLLTEYIVILIHGLLLSIFITPILVLMLVPAIVAFVLQLRQPVDIQVKKH, from the coding sequence ATGTTTTTGTTAAACAAATACACCGAAGTGATTTATAGCTATATTATCGGTGTGCTTTCAATTTTATTAAGCATCATTATTTTTATTAATATTCCACTCATTCAACAGTTTAAGTCAGGCAAACAACCGAGTACAAATATCGACAATTTGTGGGATTTTATTATGGCATTCTTTAATGAAATCATTCGCGTCATGAGTCAATACATTGGTGACATCCCACTTGCGAGCGGTATTGTCATTTTATTGTTTGGAATTTTAATGATTTTTATTGGTCGGACATTAACGAATACAACACGATTTGATTATGACATTTCAATATTATTTTTATTAGTGGGCATTATTTTCTTCGTATTAACATTAATTTTTATGTCTCAAGTTTATGGTTGGATTGCATTTATATTTATTATTCCTTTTCTTGTACATATTGGTTATATCGCATACAAAGACGAATTAAATCCATTGCACCGTAAAGAACATTATTTATGGATTATATTCAGTTATGGGCTTTGTTATATCATTACACAAATTGCGCTCTATGCCCGTATTGAAGCGAAAGATGTAGCTTCGATTGACGTTCTGAGTATTAATACATTTTTTGTAGTTTTATGGTTGATTGGACAAATGGCAGTATGGAATTTCCTCTTTTTACGTCGTTCATTACCAGTGTCTGAGGAAGAAATCACTGGTGAAGCGAATGCGTATTCAAGAAGTAAAAAGTATCAATTTACGAATACTTCTAAAAACCATTTCAAAGACTTTCAAGATCGTACGGCCGAATTCACACATGGTATTTCACAACGTACACGCCGTAGTATTGATTTAGAGAAGTTACGCCAAAAACGTGAAACACTTGCCAAAAAATGGTTTTCATGGGCTAAATTAGAGGAAGATGACATTCCATCGTTCCTTAAAATGAGGCCTAAATGGTTGAACCGCAATTACGTCATGATTGCTTGTGGCGTGATTCTGTTATTCTTTATATTACTAGAGTTCAATAACCGTAATGCGTTATTTATGTCAGGGGACTGGCAATTATCTCAAACACAATACGTGTACGAATGGGTTAGCTTACTTTTATTACTCATTGTTGCGATTGTCTTTATTTTTACAACAGTTGTAAGGATGTTAAGAGGTAAGTGTGATTATTTACAACTTTTCATGATTAGTATTTTATTCTTCAAATTGCTAACGGAATATATTGTGATTTTGATCCACGGACTATTATTATCAATTTTCATTACGCCAATTCTCGTATTAATGTTAGTACCAGCAATTGTGGCGTTCGTCTTACAATTGAGACAGCCTGTGGACATACAAGTTAAAAAGCATTAA
- a CDS encoding phosphocarrier protein HPr: MEQQSYVIIDETGIHARPATMLVQTASKFDSDIQLEYNSKKVNLKSIMGVMSLGVGKDAEITIYADGSDEKGAIDAITEVLSKEGLTK; this comes from the coding sequence ATGGAACAACAATCATATGTAATTATTGACGAAACAGGTATTCACGCACGTCCTGCAACAATGCTTGTTCAAACAGCTTCAAAATTCGATTCAGATATTCAATTAGAGTATAACAGTAAAAAAGTTAACTTAAAATCTATCATGGGTGTTATGAGCTTAGGTGTGGGTAAAGACGCAGAAATTACAATTTATGCTGACGGTAGCGATGAAAAAGGCGCAATCGACGCAATCACTGAAGTATTATCTAAAGAAGGATTAACAAAATAA
- a CDS encoding class I SAM-dependent rRNA methyltransferase → MKTAILNKGKEEKYFNQYPLVEEEDLFQYDQLEEGDVFHLLAPTQVYIATCYVGRQHKGLGWVLTYQEDEAIDQAFFEQLFAQALEVRQYYYQIEGTNAFRLFNGEGDGVGGLTIDNYDGHLLIQWYSEGIYRFRQQIVSAIKNIFDFTSIYEKTRFKHQSIEGGLVDGIAPEFPIVVEENFTFYNVHLDDGPMTGIFLDQKEVRKKIRDYYAEGRQLLNLFSYTGAFSVIAATGGSQTTSVDLANRSRQLTEENFGLNGIDPKSQHIYVMDTFDYYKYALRHDLRYDTIVIDPPSFARNKKKTFSVTKDYDKLIEGALSILNPGGSLVLSTNHSAYTLKAFKNMVKQTIEKQGLTYEMNEVMGLPKDFKTHPHYKPSKYLKVIFITIK, encoded by the coding sequence ATGAAGACAGCTATTTTAAATAAAGGTAAAGAAGAAAAATATTTCAACCAGTACCCACTTGTGGAGGAAGAGGATTTATTTCAGTATGATCAATTAGAAGAAGGTGATGTCTTTCATCTGTTGGCTCCAACACAAGTCTATATCGCGACTTGTTATGTAGGGCGTCAACATAAAGGATTAGGTTGGGTATTGACGTATCAAGAAGATGAAGCGATTGATCAAGCATTTTTTGAGCAACTGTTCGCGCAAGCACTAGAAGTCCGTCAGTATTACTATCAAATTGAAGGCACCAATGCATTTCGCTTATTTAATGGTGAAGGTGATGGCGTGGGTGGTCTCACGATTGACAACTATGATGGTCACTTATTAATTCAATGGTACTCAGAGGGCATTTATCGTTTTCGTCAACAGATTGTGAGCGCGATTAAAAATATTTTTGATTTTACCTCTATTTATGAAAAAACGCGTTTTAAACATCAATCCATTGAAGGCGGCCTTGTAGATGGGATAGCACCTGAATTTCCGATTGTCGTTGAAGAGAATTTCACGTTTTACAATGTGCATCTTGACGATGGTCCGATGACGGGGATTTTCTTAGACCAAAAAGAAGTGCGCAAAAAAATTAGAGATTATTATGCTGAAGGACGTCAATTGCTCAATTTATTCAGCTATACAGGTGCTTTTTCAGTCATCGCAGCTACAGGCGGAAGTCAGACGACAAGTGTTGATTTGGCCAATCGTTCACGTCAGTTAACTGAAGAGAACTTTGGTTTGAATGGTATCGACCCTAAATCACAACATATTTACGTGATGGATACGTTTGATTACTACAAATACGCGCTGCGACACGACTTACGTTACGATACGATTGTCATTGATCCGCCAAGTTTTGCGCGCAATAAAAAGAAAACATTTTCTGTGACAAAAGACTATGACAAGTTAATTGAAGGCGCACTCAGTATTTTGAACCCAGGTGGTAGTCTCGTGTTGAGTACCAATCATAGTGCCTATACGCTAAAGGCATTTAAAAATATGGTGAAACAAACGATTGAAAAGCAAGGTCTTACATATGAAATGAATGAAGTTATGGGCTTGCCAAAAGATTTTAAAACACATCCGCACTATAAACCTTCGAAGTATTTAAAAGTGATTTTTATTACAATAAAGTAG